The genomic segment TAACAAATACCGCCCCTCCGGCCGGGCGAAATTGAAAATGTTGTGGGCCTTCGTAAAAACGAGCTCGCACGTCAGCGTAAAACCGAGCGTAGCGTTCTTTTATTGGATCACCTTCTTCCGGTTTCTCTTCTTTTCGCCGCGGTCCCTCGTCGCTACCGTAAGCCTGGCGGCAATGTATATTCATTTCTCCAAACAGTCCCGATTTATAATCGAGGATATAACAAAACGGATCGCCGACTTGCGAACGGTCGGCACGATTCCCCGGGAGCGCGCCGCGTACGCGGCCGACGCGCGTAAGCCCTAATTCCGTTTACCCTTTTAACCCCACCGGACAGGTCGAAATTCGTTGATTCCCTAAACGGAGGGTTTTATAATTACCGGCCGGTTGAAACGCCGCCTTTATAAAAGGGACGAATGTGAAATGTTTCACGTTCTATTTCGCCCTTTACAAAGGCGCCGCGGTTTTACTATAATGGCGACGAAAAGGGTTGCTCGTGATTCGTCTTACCGGAACTCGGGAAAGTAGCGTTGATATAACGCGGATGGAAGCGCATCTCGGCCACCCGCTGAGCCAATGCTACCAGTGCGGCAAGTGCTCCGCCGGCTGCCCCGCCGCGTACACGATGGACGAGCCGCCCAACCGCGTTATACGTCTCCTCCAACTCGGCCTGTACGACCGCGCGCTCGCGCAGAACTCCTACTGGGTGTGCTCCAGCTGCGAGACTTGTACGGCGCGCTGCCCCCGCAACGTCGAAATCAAAGAGATAATGGAGTTGCTCCGCCACGACGCGTTCCGCCGCGGCGTGACGTCCGGCGAGCGAGCCGTCGTCGTCTTCCACAAAGCTTTCCTCAAAACGGTGGAGTGGTTCGGCCGCCTCTACGAGCCCGGCCTTATCATGCTCAATAACCTTTTGAGCGGCCACTTCTTCAAGGACTTCGCCGCCGCTCCCGGTATGGTCTTCAAGGGGAAAATAAAACTCTTCCCCGGCCGCGGCGCGGACAACGCCGCCGTGCGCCGCATCTTCAAGTACAGCCGCGAGGAGGCGCCGCGCGGTGAAGTTTAGCTATTACCCCGGCTGCACCCTCCACTCGACCGCGGTGGAGTACGACCTGTCGGCTCGAGCGGTTTGTAAGACGCTGGGCATCGAGCTCGTGGATATACCGGGGTGGGCGTGCTGCGGCGCGACGTCCGCGCACTCCGTTAAAGAGCTCGTCGCCTACGCGCTGCCGGCCCACACCATAACCAGCGCGACGGAGGACGCCGTTGTCGCCCCGTGCGCGGCTTGCTACAACCGCCTGCGCTACACGGACGTGAACCTGCGCGAAGACGCGCACCTCCGCGCCGAGGTCGAGGAAGCCCTGGGGCGGCCGTACCGCGCCGGCGTCGCCGTCCGCCACCTGTTGGATATAATCGCCAACGACGTACCCCAAGAGGATATAAAGGCCAATCTCGCCGGCACGCTCGGCGGCGTTAAAGTGGTATGCTACTACGGCTGCCTGCTCACGCGGCCCAAGGACGTCGCGGCCTTCGACGATATGGAAGAGCCGCGGACGATGGACCGCCTTATGGAGTTGTGCGGCGCCGAGGTATTGGATTGGCCCCGCCGCGTCGTATGCTGCGGCGCCGCGTTCTCGCTGTCGCGCACCGACGTCGTGTACCACATGACGGGCAAGATCCTCGCGTCGGCGCTTAAAGCCGGAGCCGACGCCGTCGTCGTCGCGTGCCCGATGTGCCAGTCCAACCTCGACCTGCGGCAGCCGGCTATTCTGAAGAAGCTCGGCCTGGAAGGCCGCGTTCCCGCCGTCTACTTTACCCAACTGATGGGTTTGTGCATGGGTTACTCGGTGGGCGAGCTCGGCTTCGGTAAAATCATGGTAGACACGTCGCCTTTAATTAAAAAGATAACCGCCGGCCGCGCCCAAGCGGCGGCACCCGCCGAAGGATAATGGCCCGCGTAGGCGTATTCATCTGTTGGTGCGGCGCCAATATCGCCTCCACGGTCGATACCGAGAAGGTCACCGAGGCGGCGGCCAAGTTCCCCCACGTCGTCTACGCCACCAACTACAAGTATATGTGCTCGGACCCGGGCCAGAAGATAATCCTGGACGCGGCCCGCGAGCACAAGTTGGACGGCATCGTCGTCGCCGCCTGCTCTCCCCGGATGCACGAGCCCACCTTCCGCGCCGTCGCCGCCGAGGCCGGCATAAACCCCTACCGCATGCAGATGGCCAACATCCGCGAGCAGTGCTCGTGGGTGCACGCCGACGTCGACGAAGCGACGGCCAAGGCGGTAGACGCCGTACGCATGATGGTGGCGCGCGTGGCGCAGAGCGTCGCGCTCGAGCCCATCAAGGTCCCCGTGACCAAACGCGCGCTGGTCATCGGCGGCGGCATCGCCGGCATCCAGGCCGCGCTCGACGTCGCGGACGGCGGCGTCGAAACCATCCTGCTCGAGCGGACGCCCTCCATCGGCGGCAAGATGGCGGGCCTGGACGAGACCTTC from the bacterium genome contains:
- a CDS encoding 4Fe-4S dicluster domain-containing protein; this encodes MEAHLGHPLSQCYQCGKCSAGCPAAYTMDEPPNRVIRLLQLGLYDRALAQNSYWVCSSCETCTARCPRNVEIKEIMELLRHDAFRRGVTSGERAVVVFHKAFLKTVEWFGRLYEPGLIMLNNLLSGHFFKDFAAAPGMVFKGKIKLFPGRGADNAAVRRIFKYSREEAPRGEV
- a CDS encoding CoB--CoM heterodisulfide reductase iron-sulfur subunit B family protein; protein product: MKFSYYPGCTLHSTAVEYDLSARAVCKTLGIELVDIPGWACCGATSAHSVKELVAYALPAHTITSATEDAVVAPCAACYNRLRYTDVNLREDAHLRAEVEEALGRPYRAGVAVRHLLDIIANDVPQEDIKANLAGTLGGVKVVCYYGCLLTRPKDVAAFDDMEEPRTMDRLMELCGAEVLDWPRRVVCCGAAFSLSRTDVVYHMTGKILASALKAGADAVVVACPMCQSNLDLRQPAILKKLGLEGRVPAVYFTQLMGLCMGYSVGELGFGKIMVDTSPLIKKITAGRAQAAAPAEG